DNA sequence from the Coffea arabica cultivar ET-39 chromosome 11c, Coffea Arabica ET-39 HiFi, whole genome shotgun sequence genome:
AAAAtggaaggtgggctctatgaactcccacctctgTCTTGATGGCTGATATGGTGATTGATGCTGTTTATAATGTTGATTTAATGTTTGAAATGGTGGATTAATGGAGTTTAATTAGTAGAAACCTCAAGGAACTCATGAGATAgaaatttccgattttgcccctgcctgtCCGGTTattttaaggccaatttttgatgatctaatggcttgaatatgatgtttatatgttgtattagttgtgtaaaaattttcattgaaaaatattgagttttggttggtcaaatgaatttatttcccaaagctagtaatctggaaactgttTTCGTAATGACCAGACCAGTGTTcgtatttcgtccataactctgtgctccgatgtcaaaatcaagtgccgtcagcTGAATcttaaaacgatttcttctgtgaaattatagccctatgaatgtagtttctaacactatcaaccatgctcaaattcgagttaaattgagtgagttatgatcaaaatacggtgactgccttgttcttgaaaaccttggatttagacagatttgatgtgagacttgttgtggtcttactaaatgaatttcttagtgctaaacacctaccaaatgtaccatgaatgtttcttagacttttcttgcacaaataaaccatgtttggaggttttccttagccgaatgtttggaaacggagagaaagggagctaaaggcagttttgccttagtatttcaaaactttggttgattggttaaccaccttCCTGAAGGTATTTTTtcacgaaatttgatagagaaatacctttcatataggagtaatATATTGcaaaatttggtaccaatccaagtccgtttcgacatttaactaaaggtccaaaatcggaaacccaaatctgaaaattgttcaacagtcttgaatttttcccaattttgagctaccatatcttggtgctcgaaactccgattctcgatctgcttgttctgtcctaaaccttacttgcacctaTAATTGAGCTATAAACTTCAAGGACTGGTTTGCAACGggtgaattctgccgaattttcaaagttagcgaaaaaccaaccccgactcaatcctgggtgatctagaacagcaactttaagctcatttttgaataccttccatttagATTCATAGAatagtgtcttctaagaacatttagtactttcaaagatgattccaacggtaccaagtttataaatttttgaCTAGTATAaaagaagttatgattttttaaagattttaccaaaaatagaaaattctgaaatttcaaaagaaatccgCGCGGGAAGCATTCTTCTAgaatccggccttgaatccggccagaaactggccggatagGCGGCCGGATTGTAGttgggatttgaaaaaaatgaggatggctactgcctccaatccggccagaaatccggccggatattcGGCCaggttccggccggattgtgacgtggccagtCCACTTTCAATTTCGGTCACTCCTTTCGAGATTTATTCGCACGTACTCGTTTTCGTCCAATGATTTCGAGAATAATAATCCAATTTTACTCGAGTCCTGCACCCTTTTGAGAATCCAACTTCAAAGACAAGCTTAatcgaaattttcaaaatatttctgAACCCTATTCGTGTTCAATCTTTCTCGCCACTTGGGGACTTATAGAAATTGTCTACTATTCGATACTCAGGCACGCACGAGAACCTCCAAGAGGACCCTACcgtggaagtttgaactctcaATCCAACCTACTTGTTTGCAtatcttggtgagtgtcaagtgtatgactacttgaactctatagacttgattcatgcttgacttacctgattacatgcttagcctatttggttttgaaaaaaaaaaagagtcgagtgtgtacttaatcgcactcgttctcatttgaaacaaatgactcatgcctAACATGCTTTGCCTGGTTTCTATGACCTGAAATGCATGTttaaacctgtcaaatgcttgaatacatgacatagtatgctatgactgcatacatcgttggagtgaatcttctcgacacttacatgatatatgagggacgcccaaactcataggccgaccttggaactcgagccggcatgggcttggtcgggaacctcggtgagccatgagattcacatgataaacttgatctattgagagatctcgcttggcatactcgtgaagtatcgccttataaatatcgtgcgggcccgaagcggtgtatggtggacggataagaagtaagtggtgaactacggaTATGAAATATCGACCCGATTGatggagagtcatcgcggggagatatacgaatgacatcggcaaaatgtggaacttagctcctgagagctaccatatccttgaattatttttggttacattttgttggcattattaattactttCAAATTATTACTTGAATTGTTACTTGGACTTGTTACCTGaactatgtgcctgcatgtgtgttcttggcctcacgagcgttttgctcaccttgtagatttgtttttcttaacaggattGAACTTGGCGAGGTATCGAAGAAACCTTCCTGATAcatttttgtttaggatttctattaCTTTTGACTATGTCctggcttttgggttgtatttttgGAATccgaatgtaacttttggggtatgatgtatatttgggatttatgATGGTTGTTGAACACCCGATGTGCGGGTTGAATAACGGATGACTTTTATTAAATTTGAACGCTTCCGCGTTTATTGTATCTAAGTTATTGACTCGTATTGTGTGGTCCGgtaataagcttgaatggaattacttgagtcttggcgagagttaggcaggcgtcccgcggataccctttggttcgccttagggagaagtgggggcgtcacaggtacATCGGCTAAAGTGGGTATAACGTATattaggaaattacaccataactaactaagataatagcattcacttaattGGTAATTTCATTGGCAAGAGTAATGAGGAATTTCATATCTCTAGGagttttctattattatttttattacttttatctcatatttatagtgtagatttaatATCTAATacttgtgatagtctaaataataaaggagttcgaaaaatATCGATAATTGACAATCTTTCCTATGGGATCGATACCTAATACTCCTATGCTCAATAAAcgactcgtatacttgcgaaaaatcACGTGTGGGATATTTagaataatataaatataaaacttgaatATGGAATGAACtaattgttatatgtataccTCACGCACGTCAAATTTTTGGCCCCATTGCTGGGAAAGATTTGTCAATATCGGTGctaagagcaactttattagtttagacatttttacttgtttttcttATATTTGGTGTATTTAGTGTCTTGTTTTTATATGTGTCGAGTCATCTATTCTCTttgactaaacttgtttttaaATTACTTTGAAAACATGTTTAGAGATTCAAGAAGAGTAGAACACATGAGAAGACAATACATGAGAGAAGAAAGATTGGCAATGAATGGTTATCATATGCAAAGGTCTATGGATAGAGGTAACCAAAAAATTATCGAAGGTATGCCATTTGATGATGGCTTgaggtgcttaaaggctaaatgCAATTTTATAACATTAAAATTTCAATTGGACACCATTGCTTGAacaaaaaaggaattttaaTGCTTTCAATTCTTATCATgagatttgtgacttgtgtagAAATGATCATGCTACTTGTATACGTAGGCAAGCACAAAATAAacattattatgatgaattgggGCATTACAAgccttattttgatcaaaatggaCCTAACTGGAGTAATTCTTatacttatggttgggataatcaatgtgcatatagtgatttttcatgtttttataaTTACCAACCcaaatgtgtccaatatgaatctaaGCCATCTTGGAAATTGGCAATAGAAAGGTTAGCTAATGCATCTTTACCTTGGGAATCAAAAAGTGTActattagctaatgattctaatgcatcttcgAAACTAGCCATAGAAAAAtgttctaatcaatttgatttgaCCATAGAAAAGCTAGCTAATGTGACCTCCGATCGTTTTGCTTGGATTGAggaaaggttagatgaattagcttctcactttagtagaatacaagaccaattgtatgagttgtgtgaagttatttcttctaatgacATACACTATGACCCTAGTATGAATGGTGAGCATGTTGCAAGTGAAAGTGGATTGCATTtcgatgaaaatgatgaatccaATTTGAGTTTCAATGAGGAAATGTCtatttcacaagataatatcttCGGAACTAACATTGAAACTCAAGAGATGAGTATTAGTGTCTcttttttcacccctcttgagaaATGTGTTTGAAGTATAGGTTTTAAAGATATTATTGCCCAAGAAGGTCATGTGGACATTCCTTTGGTAAGAACTAAAGTGACACACATTCAACGTAAACTCTATGAATCAATCACTTGAGATAGATAAGCTACTTCCatctctcacatcattagaataCGTGGCTTTTGCTATTGAGCCACCATTTAATGATTCACCAAGTCCAAAAATAGTGGATTATTCTTTAAcaaaacctccttgaaaaaatGAGGTGATATAGTCAAACTAATGACTATACAGAAGCgtttgttgggaggcaacccaacgaTTTCTAGTTTTTTTAGTAGGTTTTAGTTATTTGATTAgtatttttgtgtgttttgtaggtaACAATGATAAGAAATCATGCGAATTATTTCAAGTGCAAAGGAGTTTATCAGGAGTGAAAACTGATGTGAAAAGGGAAGCTTAACCTTTAGTTTTGAGTTTACAATGCTTAAATTCATGATATAAGGTTAAGTTAGTTATTTGCATGAAGTTGAAGTGAATTCAAGTGTTTAAATGTATTCATGACCTATTTGTACTCTTTTGACCATTTGAGCACCACAATGTGCATTGGAAGTGTTGAGGGGACTATTTGATCCAATAACCTCAACCCTTAATTTGTATTCTACATGTTTTGATTTGTTTTGAGGTGTTGAGATTTGTGTTTAAGTCACTTTTCATGTGCATGAAGTGTTGAATTGTTGAACATTTTGTTGTAGAGCACAAATTGGAGAGTGTGTTTCAAATTGGGGTCAAATTGAAAATGGCAgaaaattctgcaataagtgTAGATTCAATGGATCCGAGACCTCGAATCTATTTCTGCAATCAGAAAACAATTCGAGCTTTTTGATCCAAGTTTAATCATcacgatccgacctcggatcctttcagaAACGATTCAAAAGCGAAGGCTCAGTTCACTTTTCCTCATTCTTCCCTCTCTTCCTCCAACTCCACACATATACTCAtacccaaaacacacactactcACTAAATCACTCTTTTCACCATCtaatcttcaaacaaacttcaccactTTACTCCTTACACCATCTAGAGTGGTTTTTATGGTTTAATTCTTTCAAAAAAATCTCCAAATTTGAATGTAAGATTCAAGtaggctagggtttcattttttcatattttgcaATTGTGGCCAAATTGGAGTGAATTTCTTTGGGGTTTTCACATCATTTTCATCTTTAATAATCACCACAACATTTTGAGGTAACAAATCTTCACCTAACTTTatcatttgaattttgccatgGTTGACTATTTTCTATTCTTAggcattttttaattttattaataagtGAAGTTTGGTGTATTTATTTGAGCTTATTGATGCAATTGGTGATTGTTAGTGATAAATAAATCTTGAGGGTGTGTTTATTGTATTCATTTGGTGAATTTTAGCTAAATTTATGCTTAATTTGGTTTGGTAATAAAGTTGCATATTAAGTGGCCaatgtagcattttaattagttttgtgagagtTTATGATattcaagtgagtagtctaAATTgcctaatgaatgaaaaggtgCTTGGTGGAAggatttcttgaattcttaggtACTTCTAAAAGAAGAGATGAATTGAAGATGACCTTAATTGATGGAATTCACAAATGCACTTATAATCTTTGTGGTTCAATAGTTTTTAGGATTTCATGAGTTCTCAAGaaggtcatttatattttgaCTTGGTGTGTTTGCTTCCATTTTGAGATTACTTTTGTACTTATGGGAACTTgatcattgatgacaaaatgtataaatggaacTTACTTTGTTCATGATGATGGGcacattttgagaaattaacttccctttgctttggatactaaTGCATATACTTGATTAGCGAAGATTAGCTCATTTTATGCTTTTATTCCTTGAACATTATATGGTTCCACATGCTTGATCACTTTCCCCTTTTCccttgatttgcatgcttacttCTTGATCAATGCAAGTTTTTACTCaattgttttattttgattttgccATTTGAAATGGTGCATTAATTGAATTCTCCTTTCTTTGCAAATAAGGTtgaaaattcatcacttggcTATGGATTTGGATAGCGCAAGTTCAATAGGGGAGTACTATTTTCTCTTACtttcgttatttttcctttttcacattgaggacaatgtgaagttcaagtgtgggggaggaaaatatTTCAACTTGCATTCTAGTGCCATGtaatgatattttgtggatttaaatgttttagaaatgttggaattgtgctTGAAAATATTGCCATattgaacttttcttgaaaaattggTTTGTTGGCAAGGAGTTTCATCCAAttataaggggaaactctgtcaaaatttttctaaaatcttttccaatatttcactatggctcaaaaaattttgcaattttgtctttatttaaaaaaaagagcCAATTTGTTCCAACCTTGAGCATTGTAATTCTTTCacttgttgaaactttatatgtattttggaagatTTATTTCTCATTTGACTTAGAAatagttattatgcaattaggatttttacattttagaaagtatatccAATAAAGTAGGGagaattatgcctataattttgcatgtttaacgagatttctcttctttatttaattttacaaGTGATTGATATAATCAATAAAATCTATACtcttcctttgattattcttataCATTTTCTACGAGGGAATGTCTACTTATTGTCTTatactttaaaagaaaaaaaaaagaaagaataagaggttctgttctactccaatgattctggTACCGAATAACCAGAGGTTGGCATCTATAAATGTCGATACTCGCTTAAAAAgatacttgaattaagagtatgtatagcaatttaaataagtaaaatgttgagtaaccggagttcttcacctaaaagtatcgattttcgcgtcaaaagacgttttcactatttaaataAGATGTCCGGCCGTAAATCACTCttagttaaaatttttaaggaaaggatgattataggaggaggaaagctataaattgactatgtgatttgcttgcTTGTGAAATCAAGTTAGGgtgagagattaagtttaacttgttaaaattaggatatacttatctttcctttacttgatattatgagtatttagtgtaaattgaataattacATAATGATTGTTTGCCAAGTTATGAGgaattgaattaaaaaaagtGCATCTactgtttcacctcttgaatcattgttgTTGGAGATGTGTTGATTGTTTGAgaacaagcaatggttcaagtgtgggggagtttgataagtgtatattttacatattttttagtgtgttttattagttaattttggtgtgttttaattagttttatagattttttttaatgagaatctcttttttttattaaaaattttagcagagtttccccttataaaTGGACGAAACTCCCTGCTAACAAATccaatctcatgaaaatattcaTATGACAGTTATTTAATACAAATTCTTAGCTAAGCTATAGAAATTTTCTatgaaaattaggaaaatctAAAGTGTCCATGATAATCTCCCCACGGACAATAGCCGGCAAAGAACGAAAATCATCAAAAACATCATCTTGCTTCGAATTTGCGCCAAGGTTAGCTAGATAATCAGCGCGTTTGTTCGTCTTTCTATAACAATGGGTTATCTCACGGAAATGATGCTTAAAACTGAGCAATTCATCCACTTCATGTTGCAGTCTCCAAGGGCAACCATATGTCCCTTGGAGTATTTACACCAAGACAAGTGAGTCAAATTCAACATGCAAGTCTTGTAAGTCTCGAGCAATACAAAACCGCACCCTAAAGAGTATGGCCTTGAGATCCGAGTGTAAACTGGTCAATAACCCAAAAAAACAGGAATAACAGACAATAAATCTCCCTTCCCCATCTCGCACAACTCCCCCACCCCCACTAACTCCTGGGTTCCCTTTTGCACAGCCATCCGAATTCAACTTATACCTTGCCCTAGGAGCCGACTATGTAATTGGTAAAATAGAAACCCCTTCTTTTCAGAGCTACAAACGAAGAGTGAAGAACATCCCAAGAGACAAAAGAACATGTTATTTCCGGAAAATTACAATGTAGTAAATCACATAACTGTTAAAATACCTGATCTGCCACCTCCGTCCACCCCACCTTCCTTCCATCAAACAGTCCCCTGTTTCTCACTTTCCATAACCCCAGCAGACGAGCATAGATAATGTATGATAAATGAACTTGAGATACACGTTGTGCCCCTTACGCAGCCACCACTGTAACATCACATGTTTTAACATGGACACCATATCCAAATCTCCCAGGACACCCTCAAATATATTCTAGACTGGTTTAGCTAAATCTCCTGTCAAAAATATGTGATTAACCTCGTCATCTGCTGGCTCAGAACAACAATGACACTTAGACGGACCCTATACCCCAAATCTACGTAGCAGATTCATTAGAGGAAGACGCAAACGTAGCAACCATAACATAAAGAAAGAGATTTTGATAGGAAACCCCTTCAGCCACACATGCGAAACCACCCAAGAATAATTAGAAGCTTGCGAAACAAGCGTGTAAGTCGAAGAAATCGAGAATGAACTATTCTGCGTTAAAGCCCACACCATCCTATCAGAGCTATGAGTGGATGAAAGGGAAATCTTCACAACTTGCCTAAACAACTCAGACTCTAAAACTTGATTAAGGAGCCGCATATTCCATTGCGCTTGAAAGACAAAATCTGACACAACATGCTCATGAAAAATTTTCACCTGATGACATATAGCCCCAGTTCCCATCTAATTGTCATGTCAGAAATCCATCGATCCCACACTGATGACCTAGCAAATATGCTCATCTACCAACTGTTGAATCGAACATAACCTCTTCCAAGTGTAAGAAAGCGAATAGCTCTCTTCTGCCAAACAAGGGTGCACCCTTCTACTATATTTTGCTATTAAAAATTCAACCCATAGGGATTTCCTTTGCCGAAAGTTCTACCAAAGCTTGATGAAAAAAGCATCATATACTTTCGTCAAATTACAAACTCCAATCCCACCCTCCTGATGTGGGCGACACAACTTCCCCCAACTTAACCAATAAAATTGCTAGCCCATAACGTCGAGCTCCACAAAAAATTTGTCATCACTCTTTCTACGGAAGCAATGACTCCCTTCGGAAGAGATGCAGCTGCTAACAAGTGGATTGGCATTGAAGACAGAACACTCTTTAACAGCACAATCTTGCCCCCCAAATGAGAGGACCTGATTCTTCCATGATAGGATTTTGGTTGTTACCATGACGCAGAGTTTAGCAAAATAATGCATCCGCCTTCTTCCAACATAAAGGGGCAGCCAAGATATTGATTGGAAAATATTTGTACGAGAAGCCGGTTACCATTCCAATCATCGTACGTCATTGCAAAGACAAGGTGAGATGCACCAAATAACAACTCTTCTGACAATTAATACGCTGTCCGAAAAATGCACAGTATCAATCGACTTCTTCTTTGACCAATGTTATTGAAGCTTTAAGGCCGCTAGTTAAAATGATTACGTCATCTGCATAGTCCAAATGTGTGACCATAGAACAGCCTTTAGGGACTTTGAATGGTCTGAATTTTCGATGCTCCGCCAGTGCATTGAGTGAACGGGACAAGACCTCTGCACTAATAACGAACAAGGCTGGCGAAATTGGGTCATCTTGTCTCACAGCCCGTGAGGACTTAAAGAAACCGTGGGGCAAGCCATTGACAATGACAGAAAACCAAACATTTGATATCAGTCTCCATATCATATCGATCCAAATTTCACTAAACCCAAATCGACGAAGCACTTGTATCAAAAACAACCAAGACACTCTATCATATGCCTTCATCATATCCAACTTGAGCATCACATTCCCTCCCCTATTAGGTTTTTTAATATCATTCAACAATTCTTGTGCTAATAGAAAATTATCCGCCATTTGTCTGCCTTGCACAAAATCACTCTGCTGCGGTGAGATAATGTGAGGAAGAACCTTTGCCAACCGGCAAGATAAAATCTTGGAGATGACCTTATTgataaaattgcataaatttatCGGGTGATATTGAGTGAAATCTTAAGGGCATTGTATCTtcaataaaacaattaaagtaGCTGAGATACTTCTTGGCAACGTTGCACCACAAAAGAAACTGACAATAGCCCTTTGAACATCCTTAGCGACCATCTCCCAAGTAGACATGAAAAATTTTTCTGTAAAACCATCCGGACCTGTAGCACTCTCCTCGTCCATTGAAAAATTACTTCCTTTACTTCCTGCATGGATGGAACCTCAATCAACATCTCATTATCCTGCTCAGTGATCAACTTTGGAATAATGTCTAGCATGTTATTTGAGGACTGTTCTCTCTCATTTGTAAACAATTCTTGGAAGAACGAGACAGCCTCATTATAAATACTTGACTCATCAGTCACCTAGTCACCATTTGTCTTCCTAATTTTATGAATCACTGACTTGCTTATTTTCTCTGTCATCACAGCGTGAAAAAATTTCGTATTTTTGTCCTTATCTGATAGCCATTTGACACGAGCCTTCTGCCTCCAGAATTCTTCCTCAATCACCAGAGTATGCTTCAATCTTGCACGTGCCTCTTGTACAGccaccaacgacctttctgacGGATGGTTATCATGATCTATTTCAGCTTCCAGCACCCTCTGTTCTGCTGTCTGAATCGCCAAGAAGATGTCACCAACAGATTCCCTTGACCATAGTCTTAGTGCCTATTTAACCCGTCGCAGTTTTGCCAACAAAACCTGAAGGGGGGAACTAGGGGAGGAAATAGACCAACTCTCCTTAATCACATCTATAAAACCTGGTTTTGTGGTCCAAATATTTAGGAATCTGAATGACCGTGGCTTGTCATCTAATCTCGTTGATGCCGATATCAAAAGAGGAGCATGATCAGAAGGGTCTCTCCCCAAGTGCTGCACTAAAATATTATTCTCCATAAGCATATCAGCTGAGTTGAGCAAAAGCCTGTCTAGCCGCTTCCAAACTCTTAAAATACCCTGCCGATTGTTACACCATATGTACCTAGACCCAGAGAACCTAGCATCCCCAACTTCCGCCAATGACATAAACTGTGATAATTCTATTCCTTGAATATGTCTAAAAGGTAGGCCACCCCTTTTTTCCTCTGCATTTAAGATAACATTAATGTCCTTTACAAGAAACCCTGGTTTTATCTCCGGCTTGTCATTCAACAACTCGATCCATAAACCTTCCCTCTCCTGGACGGTGCACTTCGAATGAATAAATGAAAAGTAGACCCCTTAGCCAATAATTGGAATCGGAGGCTTAAAGTGAGATGTTGATCCGACTCACCTATCGTTTGGCAATCAATGAAAGATTTATAAAGCACCCAAATGCTACCCCACAGGTTTGCAATAGAAAAATCCATCCCCACCTTCATCCGAATCATATCCATGTTTGCAATCGAGGTCTTAGGTTCACAAATCGCTACCAAAGAGATAGAGTGCATTTTAACTAATTTACGGAATCTCTTAAGATTAGGGGCACGTGAGACACCCCGAATGTTTCGAAAGAGAAAGTTAATCATTAGACAACATTGCAAAAGAATTTTGTGAAGAAGTCACCTTAGAGCGTAACGTGCGATCTGACGGAAAAGGCAGCCGAGTACCTCTTTTCTTTGGTTGAGATAATGCAAGCGACCCAACTTGTCGCAACGTGGAGTTCGATATGAAAACAGGGTCTAGATTGAACACAGCAAAGGATAAACTATCACTACTCATCCTTGCTTTATTAGATTCTCCCCTTGGAGACAAATTGCCCACCCATTCCTACAACTCATTAAGCTCTTCGTCCTCCGATACCACAGTAGCAAGCCTATTCATTTCCCCCGCTGCACATTGATCCACTGGTTTCCTTCCAAAATCAGTCTGCGATATATCCT
Encoded proteins:
- the LOC140016431 gene encoding uncharacterized protein, which translates into the protein MDMIRMKVGMDFSIANLWGSIWVLYKSFIDCQTIEEKRGGLPFRHIQGIELSQFMSLAEVGDARFSGSRYIWCNNRQGILRVWKRLDRLLLNSADMLMENNILVQHLGRDPSDHAPLLISASTRLDDKPRSFRFLNIWTTKPGFIDVIKESWSISSPSSPLQTAEQRVLEAEIDHDNHPSERSLVAVQEARARLKHTLVIEEEFWRQKARVTDESSIYNEAVSFFQELFTNEREQSSNNMLDIIPKLITEQDNEMLIEVPSMQEVKEVISKILSCRLAKVLPHIISPQQSDFVQGRQMADNFLLAQELLNDIKKPNRGGNVMLKLDMMKAYDRVSWLFLIQVLRRFGFSEIWIDMIWRLISNVWFSVIVNGLPHGFFKSSRAVRQDDPISPALFVISAEVLSRSLNALAEHRKFRPFKVPKGCSMVTHLDYADDVIILTSGLKASITLVKEEVD